A window of the Alnus glutinosa chromosome 4, dhAlnGlut1.1, whole genome shotgun sequence genome harbors these coding sequences:
- the LOC133866013 gene encoding uncharacterized protein LOC133866013 isoform X1: MFSEMEGLHGMKRKQLQALCKKHGVPANLTNRQMADRLSLLLKEEGNPIIQGQSCSNDLGEISCENESKVVNKNAKKVTFSPENETFIFAGSGSDSDSDKDYTPVKKRAGRTRSTVNHVPKKQVQVVENAGEMGVSGKLTDGPVRITRSRAQDVVQEDAMPFVPKKRPRRCGKVEGMEVTDVGVSDKPPPDVVLGDNVAGVINAHDMVTRGSRKTRNARGNDGVVLLNEDNGNVGEGAEHEKMASRSRRNVTKEKGSAALSREMEKVEIVGKMTRSRTQLDGKASAVAGGTKTVEVQEECEMVLQLEEPLKGLRREGSKRKSVAPQKGRVKSKILAGEGAEPGKVLRRSKRNATIDKDSELLTGDLRKIKAFDSESETLVDQEECEEVPQLEEPLKGPGAIASRQDSVVSQKAEKVRKRPLPKKETRKRSRNADVERASEVEPSVEPTKENEKEHLLNGRPRRSKRNTFNSGAPAVGDLGSHETVGIKQSRESLQEGKFCAAEERLRRSSRNACRNNSVFISDEVDGVADGARKDGQMKRKRKPNRKEECSVIESEHLIERSSRRSTHNALESELVAPAALTCKAVEIEQQNSPQSMILEDAPSSKSTLALEGPPIVATGLLGILDTVGHQIDTDSCCIEEIPGKSIEKQKGLHFLEVSAVNSDLKEVMDRTITMEETLLPAPVKLHGVTTDQSTKNAATESVVVNEKDGILLDVKGKLPLDDITDGDMDDRSCPLNSRGEIPDDDLVKPEPADFQNIVRNVVSSRNASPADCEASNLSDLKRRLEIEEPLIGENTNLRNDKEDNQTSVQEDHNLEDANEIAKPTIQELVAEDHQSELRESIGSIRNIKHTSEKADKISALDLFEGEEIAPAEIFVGAAEMEQAIPDSNLLTAETDEGTSGHSATVATPFRPGPEPQAVSGISNEVIDHSLHTSSPEKDALEEEENQPGAQSVGQSTTMIERSNKNHVGVEKYSGVMEIPNETICTDETSIRAEMEKRTVLNMTNENENEEALLSGGGSPASDEDLINSSFEQNLRMDGGFLSDLDNRDCQAAEEKENEVSDGNFDKFSDATRVSCMHQLSSGGRISPIIPEERDTGRIENISTTILGLQSPGSAKKGISSCEPSCLKDNVEQEEVAYFGDKKMSSSMQNFSVDNEMQEKEGIHLKDQFVLSVNNRNAIGRGVALLHEAENSVLSTVKVVDTAEEKRETRSAQTDSKYEKPKDAAKKGVKSVPLTHFALELQGGNKNETAYVQNILDDALSPESVEACSDERSAEEKATSDFHGGKAFSLVASTAMTCPELFLENLFDYEEGVTSKNSCVEPLDDMSSRKNCMANAEELKGESFIEQHDHVGMEENTECSQQVELGDHGGWEVNQSADSNAVENIFRESDVFENTVEMVKVIGGIDKLKEEGKSPAVLERGSDAVFIDDAFQQVTSGEFGDHFVEGEVAEFSESTDHDNNCPSSAVVPKEIAYTVTLEKMGRTQPPATPAKHEKPFDGCGNEFPKIDATTVSPSNEVLFKDHEVLEETSNEVVHTVLQVDEVRFGNLDNQKVEDSPELDKSASIGSDGPVSIDNKPADRSDNFGTVDEDQELNDDDSFEAQKEDRDDNIQFIPEDNGDGLVEKERGENDSDYDVLSDNFHEITMVAADEASEGSIGRKKDSEKVEDGAKWVENTPVSLHLFDCSSKWGEKDTEKTNSFADTSCGKPETHSSSIIVSLPRVSSSHGDENRFDIFIESNSYDAKGKEMTDDGRADTEISVEESVEVQQNEGLVDATVEVSATFSRKFTEEELDGQNGAVIHAVHNDIDYLTLNEPLCGNKRSNVDETEEAFSFNTLDVMIVSGDDSGGCAGSEKLHVITSEKFEVGANHIALSPVIALPSFGTEENRSLEFHLDSHIFTSWEMNLISGDGEQGNAEISNGTLEANLISKHDENSVKMNENAMISEKDKQDSEKLLGELEHQAHFADSDEPIFRDGDRSNVQDDISAIVQEHIDCKNYESSCVSMHLIGAAEINCFNNASGRPMAESTPDEADIGCHSVEEKLVCVNYSEHDVILDHTHENFGVVTDQASETSMDATTDSENIQDVNECVEKAQISPNRTNSGTEKDEKNPSDVKISVESSCGRPQVGRSCDTTLLGVSSLHGEEYESGVYCKFFSNDSEGKEMANEDGETKALELNNDSHAFTSWEINLFLGDSEQDEVEKSDGGASVANPMSKNSEDAKEVAQNVVITEQIAEEKHGDHEHHMAEDVSQMEGTHLAVSDEPNCQNHDGSNQQGEVAAITQGNVGGCEKNYGLIKVESLSNLKYSEILMDAAEINGSNRVTADEAMVECGHNELKQVENIANPGAEDINFSAEMDDYEHIIAVELGQDLPKIHVTMEEISPASTNMVVDRDIAAEVAQTPQLKSGSPKKMSPDRPLNSSMVKGSKCKTSLIPRAPKNLLKTYNTKENTPSTKNDQIGNITAVKPLPKRRPLDDLQNN; this comes from the exons ATGTTTTCAGAGATGGAAGGATTGCATGGAATGAAGAGGAAGCAACTGCAAGCGCTGTGCAAGAAGCATGGCGTGCCGGCGAATTTGACGAATCGTCAAATGGCCGATAGGCTTAGTTTGCTTCTGAAG GAAGAAGGAAATCCCATAATCCAAGGTCAGTCATGCTCGAATGATTTGGGGGAAATAAGCTGTGAAAATGAATCTAAGGTTGTGAATAAGAATGCGAAGAAAGTTACGTTTAGTCCTGAGAATGAAACATTTATATTTGCGGGTTCGGGCTCGGATTCTGATTCGGATAAAGACTACACTCCGGTGAAGAAACGGGCGGGAAGGACAAGGTCTACAGTGAATCATGTGCCGAAAAAGCAGGTTCAAGTTGTTGAAAATGCAGGGGAAATGGGAGTCTCCGGGAAACTTACGGATGGACCGGTTAGAATTACAAGGTCTAGAGCGCAAGACGTGGTTCAAGAAGATGCGATGCCATTTGTTCCGAAGAAGAGACCGAGAAGATGTGGAAAGGTTGAAGGTATGGAGGTGACAGACGTCGGGGTTAGTGATAAACCTCCTCCGGATGTAGTTTTGGGTGATAATGTTGCTGGTGTCATAAATGCTCATGATATGGTAACGAGAGGTTCGAGGAAGACGAGGAATGCTAGAGGTAATGATGGGGTTGTTTTGTTGAATGAAGACAATGGTAATGTGGGAGAAGGTGCTGAACATGAGAAAATGGCGAGCCGATCAAGACGGAATGTGACGAAGGAGAAAGGATCTGCTGCACTGAGTAGGGAAATGGAGAAAGTTGAAATTGTTGGTAAGATGACAAGGTCCCGGACTCAGCTTGACGGAAAAGCTTCTGCAGTTGCTGGTGGAACTAAAACTGTTGAGGTTCAGGAAGAATGTGAAATGGTTCTTCAACTTGAAGAACCTTTGAAGGGTTTAAGAAGAGAAGGTTCGAAGCGGAAATCTGTTGCACCACAGAAGGGAAGGGTGAAAAGCAAAATTCTTGCTGGGGAAGGTGCCGAACCAGGAAAAGTTCTGAGGCGCTCAAAACGAAATGCGACAATTGACAAAGACTCTGAACTGTTGACTGGGGatttaaggaaaattaaggcTTTTGATAGTGAGAGTGAAACCCTTGTAGATCAGGAAGAATGTGAAGAGGTTCCTCAACTTGAAGAACCTCTGAAAGGTCCAGGTGCTATTGCATCTAGGCAGGACTCTGTTGTGTCCCAGAAGGCTGAAAAGGTAAGGAAGAGACCGCTGCCTAAAAAGGAGACCAGAAAACGATCAAGGAATGCAGATGTGGAAAGAGCTTCTGAAGTTGAACCAAGTGTAGAACCTAcgaaagaaaatgagaaggaACATTTACTGAATGGTCGTCCGAGGAGGTCCAAACGCAACACATTCAACTCTGGTGCTCCCGCGGTTGGAGACTTGGGGAGTCATGAAACTGTTGGAATTAAGCAGTCAAGAGAATCACTTCAAGAAGGAAAGTTTTGTGCAGCTGAAGAACGCCTGAGGAGGTCCAGTCGGAATGCTTGTAGAAACAATTCAGTTTTTATCTCTGATGAAGTGGATGGAGTTGCTGATGGAGCAAGAAAGGATGGGCAAATGAAGCGAAAACGCAAGCCAAACCGGAAAGAAGAATGTTCAGTTATTGAGAGTGAACATTTAATTGAAAGATCTTCAAGACGATCCACGCATAATGCGTTGGAAAGTGAATTGGTTGCACCTGCAGCACTGACTTGTAAAGCTGTTGAAATAGAGCAACAGAACAGCCCACAATCGATGATATTAGAGGACGCTCCATCTTCCAAAAGCACTTTGGCCCTTGAAGGTCCTCCAATTGTAGCTACTGGGTTGTTGGGGATTCTGGACACGGTAGGACACCAAATTGATACAGACTCATGCTGCATTGAAGAAATTCCAGGAAAATCTATAGAGAAGCAGAAGGGGCTTCATTTCTTGGAGGTCTCTGCTGTAAATTCTGACTTGAAGGAAGTCATGGATAGAACTATTACCATGGAGGAAACTTTGCTTCCAGCACCGGTGAAGTTACATGGTGTTACCACAGACCAAAGTACTAAAAATGCTGCTACTGAATCTGTGGTTGTCAATGAGAAGGACGGCATTTTACTAGATGTCAAAGGGAAATTACCCTTGGATGATATTACTGACGGTGACATGGATGATCGGTCATGCCCGCTGAACAGCAGAGGAGAGATTCCTGATGACGATTTGGTTAAACCAGAGCCAGCGGACTTCCAAAATATAGTTAGGAACGTGGTTTCCTCTAGAAATGCCTCTCCTGCTGATT GTGAAGCTTCCAACCTCTCGGATTTGAAAAGAAGATTGGAAATAGAAGAACCATTGATAGGTGAAAACACGAACCTCAGAAATGATAAGGAAGATAACCAAACATCAGTTCAGGAGGATCACAACCTAGAAGATGCTAATGAAATTGCTAAACCAACTATTCAAGAGTTAGTTGCTGAAGATCATCAGAGTGAACTTAGGGAAAGTATAGGTTCAATCAGAAATATTAAACATACCTCAGAGAAAGCTGACAAAATTAGTGCACTTGATTTATTTGAAGGAGAGGAAATTGCCCCAGCAGAAATATTTGTAGGGGCCGCTGAAATGGAGCAAGCTATTCCAGACTCCAATCTACTTACTGCTGAAACTGATGAAGGAACAAGTGGCCACAGTGCTACAGTTGCAACTCCATTTAGACCTGGACCAGAACCTCAGg CAGTGTCAGGTATTAGCAACGAAGTGATTGATCACTCTCTCCATACTTCCTCACCAGAGAAAGATGCCCTAGAAGAAG AAGAGAATCAGCCTGGAGCCCAAAGCGTTGGACAATCCACCACAATGATTGAAAGAAGCAACAAAAATCATGTTGGAGTAGAAAAATATTCTGGTGTGATGGAAATTCCTAATGAAACAATTTGCACAGATGAAACTTCAATAAGAGCCGAAATGGAGAAAAGGACTGTGCTGAACATGACAAATGAAAACGAGAATGAAGAGGCATTACTTAGTGGAGGCGGCTCACCAGCTTCTGATGAAGATCTTATTAACAGTAGTTTTGAACAAAATTTAAGGATGGATGGTGGTTTCCTTTCTGATTTAGACAATAGAGATTGTCAGGCTGCtgaggagaaagaaaatgaagtctCAGATGGAAACTTTGATAAATTTTCTGATGCAACTAGAGTGAGCTGTATGCATCAACTTTCTTCTGGCGGAAGAATTAGTCCTATTATCCCAGAAGAGAGGGATACTGGGAGAATTGAAAATATTTCCACCACTATTCTTGGATTACAAT CTCCTGGTTCTGCCAAAAAGGGCATCTCCTCTTGCGAGCCCAGTTGTCTGAAAGACAATGTTGAACAGGAAGAAG TCGCTTATTTCGGTGATAAAAAAATGTCCTCTTCTATGCAAAATTTCTCAGTAGACAACGAAATGCAAGAAAAAG AAGGTATTCATCTTAAAGATCAATTTGTATTATCAGTAAATAACAGAAATGCTATTGGGAGAGGTGTTGCTTTGTTGCATGAAGCTGAAAACTCAGTTTTATCCACTGTTAAGGTTGTTGACACTGCAGAGGAGAAAAGAGAGACAAGAAGTGCACAAACTGATTCGAAGTATGAAAAACCAAAGGATGCTGCCAAAAAAGGGGTAAAATCAGTACCTTTGACTCATTTTGCACTCGAGTTGCAAGGTGGAAACAAGAATGAAACTGCATACGTGCAAAATATTTTGGATGACGCCTTAAGCCCAGAAAGTGTTGAAGCATGCAGTGATGAGAGAAGTGCAGAAGAGAAAGCTACTTCTGATTTTCATGGTGGTAAGGCATTTTCATTGGTGGCATCAACTGCAATGACTTGTCCAGAACTATTTTTGGAGAACCTTTTTGATTATGAAGAGGGGGTTACATCAAAAAACAGCTGTGTGGAGCCTCTTGATGATATGTCTTCACGTAAAAACTGTATGGCCAATGCTGAAGAACTGAAAGGAGAATCATTTATTGAGCAGCATGATCATGTGGGAATGGAGGAAAATACGGAGTGTTCTCAGCAAGTTGAACTTGGTGACCATGGTGGTTGGGAGGTGAATCAGAGTGCTGATTCAAATGCAGTTGAGAATATTTTTAGAGAAAGCGATGTTTTTGAGAACACTGTTGAAATGGTGAAAGTCATTGGAGGAATTGACAAATTGAAGGAGGAAGGAAAAAGTCCGGCAGTTTTAGAAAGAGGGTCTGATGCTGTGTTCATAGATGATGCTTTCCAACAAGTTACTTCAGGGGAGTTTGGTGATCATTTTGTTGAAGGGGAAGTTGCTGAATTCAGTGAAAGTACTGATCATGATAACAACTGTCCAAGTAGTGCGGTTGTACCGAAAGAAATAGCTTATACAGTGACCTTGGAAAAAATGGGAAGGACTCAGCCACCTGCTACTCCAGCTAAGCACGAGAAGCCATTCGATGGTTGTGGGAATGAATTTCCAAAGATTGATGCCACAACTGTGTCTCCTTCAAATGAAGTCCTATTTAAAGATCATGAGGTTCTAGAGGAGACATCAAATGAAGTTGTACATACTGTTTTGCAAGTGGACGAGGTGAGGTTTGGAAATCTTGACAATCAAAAAGTAGAAGATTCTCCAGAGTTGGATAAAAGTGCTTCCATTGGCTCAGATGGTCCTGTGTCCATTGATAACAAGCCTGCAGATAGAAGTGATAATTTTGGAACTGTAGATGAAGATCAAGAACTGAATGATGATGACAGTTTTGAAGCTCAGAAGGAAGACCGTGATGATAATATACAGTTTATTCCAGAAGATAATGGTGATGGCTTGGTTGAGAAAGAACGTGGTGAGAATGACAGTGATTATGATGTTTTGTCAGATAATTTCCATGAAATCACAATGGTTGCCGCAGATGAAGCTAGTGAAGGAAGTATTGGAAGAAAAAAGGATTCTGAGAAAGTCGAGGATGGTGCTAAGTGGGTGGAGAACACACCTGTTTCTCTGCATTTATTTGATTGTTCCAGTAAATGGGGTGAGAAAGACACTGAAAAAACCAATTCCTTTGCTGATACCTCTTGTGGCAAACCCGAAACACATTCAAGTAGCATAATTGTCTCATTGCCGAGAGTTTCTTCATCACATG GAGATGAAAATAGGTTCGACATTTTTATTGAGTCAAACAGCTATGATGCAAAAGGAAAGGAGATGACTGATGATGGTAGAG CAGATACTGAAATTTCAGTGGAGGAAAGTGTAGAGGTCCAGCAAAATGAAGGTCTAGTGGATGCTACAGTGGAAGTTAGTGCGACATTTTCTAGAAAATTTACTGAAGAGGAACTTGATGGCCAAAATGGTGCAGTAATACATGCTGTTCATAATGACATTGATTATTTGACTTTAAATGAACCTTTATGTGGCAATAAAAGGAGTAATGTTGATGAGACTGAGGAAGCATTTAGTTTCAATACGCTTGATGTCATGATCGTTAGCGGTGATGACTCTGGCGGATGTGCAGGTTCTGAAAAGTTGCATGTTATTACTTCAGAGAAATTTGAAGTGGGTGCTAATCACATTGCCCTTTCACCAGTTATTGCTTTGCCGAGTTTTG GAACCGAAGAGAACAGATCCTTGGAGTTCCATCTTGATTCTCACATTTTTACCAGTTGGGAGATGAATTTGATTTCAGGGGATGGAGAACAGGGTAATGCAGAAATATCAAATGGAACACTGGAAGCCAATCTGATAAGTAAGCACGATGAGAATTCTGTGAAAATGAACGAAAATGCAATGATTAGTGAAAAAGATAAACAAGATTCTGAAAAGCTTCTTGGGGAGCTTGAGCACCAAGCTCATTTTGCCGATTCAGATGAGCCAATTTTTAGAGATGGTGATAGATCAAATGTGCAAGATGATATCTCTGCCATTGTTCAAGAGCATATTGATTGTAAGAATTATGAAAGTTCTTGTGTTTCCATGCATTTGATAGGAGCTGCTGAAATCAATTGCTTCAATAACGCTTCAGGCAGGCCCATGGCAGAAAGCACTCCTGACGAAGCTGACATTGGTTGTCACTCTGTTGAGGAGAAACTTGTTTGTGTGAATTACTCTGAACATGATGTTATACTGGATCATACTCATGAAAACTTTGGAGTTGTAACAGATCAAGCTAGTGAAACAAGCATGGATGCAACTACTGATTCTGAGAATATTCAGGATGTCAATGAGTGTGTTGAAAAAGCACAGATTTCTCCAAACAGAACTAACAGTGGCACTGAAAAGGATGAAAAAAATCCTTCAGATGTCAAAATATCTGTTGAAAGCTCTTGTGGCAGGCCTCAAGTGGGTCGAAGTTGTGATACTACTCTGTTGGGTGTTTCATCACTTCATG GAGAGGAATATGAATCCGGCGTATACTGCAAGTTTTTTAGCAATGATTCAGAAGGGAAGGAGATGGCCAATGAAGACGGAG AAACTAAAGCTTTGGAGTTGAATAATGACTCTCATGCATTCACCAGTTGGGAGataaatttgtttttgggtGACAGTGAACAAGATGAAGTTGAGAAATCAGATGGAGGGGCCTCAGTTGCCAATCCGATGAGTAAGAATAGTGAGGATGCCAAGGAAGTGGCACAGAATGTGGTTATTACTGAACAAATTGCTGAAGAGAAACATGGTGATCACGAACATCACATGGCAGAGGATGTTTCACAGATGGAGGGCACTCACCTTGCTGTCTCAGATGAGCCCAACTGTCAAAATCATGATGGATCAAATCAGCAAGGTGAAGTTGCTGCCATCACCCAAGGGAATGTTGGTGGTTGTGAGAAAAATTACGGGCTTATTAAGGTTGAGAgtttaagtaatttaaaatattctgaaatactgatGGATGCTGCTGAGATCAATGGCAGTAATCGTGTTACTGCAGATGAAGCCATGGTAGAATGTGGTCACAATGAATTGAAACAAGTAGAAAATATTGCCAACCCTGGCGCTGAAGACATTAATTTTTCAGCTGAAATGGATGATTATGAGCATATAATAGCAGTGGAGTTGGGCCAAGATCTGCCAAAAATACATGTAACAATGGAAGAAATATCTCCTGCTTCCACAAATATGGTTGTTGATAGAG ACATTGCTGCTGAAGTTGCCCAGACTCCACAACTGAAGTCGGGGTCACCAAAAAAGATGAGTCCAGATAGACCGTTGAATTCTTCAATGGTGAAAGGAAGCAAGTGTAAAACTAGTCTGATACCAAGAGCACCCAAGAATCTGCTCAAAACTTACAATACGAAAGAGAACACGCCAAGCACCAAGAATGATCAAATCGGTAACATTACAGCAGTGAAACCATTGCCAAAAAGGCGCCCATTGGATGATCTCCAAAATAATTAG